In the Pithys albifrons albifrons isolate INPA30051 chromosome 3, PitAlb_v1, whole genome shotgun sequence genome, one interval contains:
- the TMEM60 gene encoding transmembrane protein 60 has product MRMSLAQRVLLTWLFTLLFLIMLVLKLDEKAPWNWFLIFIPVWIFDTILLVMLIVKMAGRCKSGFDPRNGSQNMKKKVWYLIAMLLKVAFCLALCAKLQRFTTMKLAYVFIPLWALLIGGMVELGYNIFYVQRD; this is encoded by the coding sequence ATGAGAATGTCCCTGGCACAAAGGGTACTGCTGACATGGCTTTTCACGTTGCTCTTCCTCATCATGCTGGTGCTGAAGTTGGATGAGAAAGCCCCATGGAACTGGTTCCTCATTTTCATTCCAGTGTGGATATTTGATACAATTCTTCTAGTTATGTTAATTGTAAAAATGGCTGGGCGGTGCAAGTCGGGCTTTGACCCTCGCAACGGCTCCCAGAACATGAAGAAGAAAGTCTGGTACCTCATTGCGATGCTGCTCAAGGTGGCCTTTTGCCTCGCCCTCTGCGCGAAGCTGCAGCGCTTCACCACCATGAAACTGGCCTACGTCTTCATCCCCCTGTGGGCCCTGCTCATCGGGGGCATGGTGGAACTTGGCTACAACATCTTCTATGTTCAAAGAGACTGA